In Finegoldia magna ATCC 53516, a genomic segment contains:
- a CDS encoding CD3072 family TudS-related putative desulfidase has protein sequence MQEYKNIILVSHCLLNELAVVKNDAGRKDNLSLIKNLMKMNVGIFQLPCPENRMYGPNRWGSVYEQFDNNFYRNTSRELLNPIVDEISDYIKDGVNFLGVIGIDGSPSCGIGLTCKSEEFKGEISGIKDIAHCVNSVEMTDDKGVFMEELEKLFENKKIDAKFYGYNDENVDEITEKIEQSIKNNAY, from the coding sequence ATGCAAGAATATAAGAATATAATTTTGGTGTCACATTGTTTGTTGAATGAACTTGCGGTTGTCAAAAACGATGCTGGCAGAAAAGATAATTTGAGTTTAATCAAAAATTTAATGAAAATGAACGTTGGAATTTTCCAACTTCCTTGTCCAGAAAACAGAATGTACGGGCCCAATCGCTGGGGAAGCGTGTATGAACAATTCGACAATAATTTCTACAGAAATACAAGCCGTGAATTATTAAATCCAATTGTCGACGAAATCTCCGATTACATCAAAGACGGCGTAAATTTTTTGGGAGTTATAGGAATTGATGGCTCTCCAAGTTGTGGAATTGGACTTACTTGCAAATCAGAAGAATTCAAAGGAGAAATCTCTGGAATAAAAGACATTGCTCATTGTGTAAATTCCGTAGAAATGACAGATGACAAGGGCGTTTTCATGGAAGAATTGGAAAAATTATTCGAAAACAAAAAAATCGATGCAAAATTTTACGGCTACAACGACGAGAACGTAGATGAAATAACAGAAAAAATCGAACAATCAATAAAAAATAACGCATACTAG
- a CDS encoding CD3073 family putative ECF transporter S component has translation MRNNSTKKMVFAAVGIAINIILGIFVGGLKIPLLFMDTVGTVFTAVVLGPFWGACTGALTNVILGVLKDPREIPFLLVNLAVGLIVGFIAKKRKFDLKTAVVTGIILSIVAPLIGTPIAVFVYGGITGDFNDVFFTALKNSGQTIFSAAFLPRVASNLVDKIITCSIVSLLYKRVKAML, from the coding sequence ATGAGAAATAACTCAACAAAGAAAATGGTTTTTGCAGCAGTTGGAATTGCGATCAATATCATTTTAGGAATTTTCGTAGGTGGATTGAAAATCCCGCTATTGTTTATGGACACTGTCGGAACCGTATTTACAGCTGTGGTTTTGGGACCTTTCTGGGGAGCTTGTACAGGAGCGTTGACTAATGTTATCCTGGGAGTTTTGAAAGATCCAAGAGAAATACCTTTTCTTTTGGTAAATTTGGCAGTAGGTTTAATTGTAGGATTCATAGCAAAGAAGAGAAAATTCGATCTTAAAACAGCAGTAGTAACAGGAATTATTTTATCTATCGTTGCTCCTTTAATCGGTACGCCAATTGCAGTATTTGTGTACGGTGGAATAACTGGAGATTTCAATGATGTATTCTTCACTGCACTCAAAAATTCTGGCCAAACTATTTTCTCAGCAGCTTTTTTACCAAGAGTTGCCAGTAATTTAGTGGACAAAATAATAACTTGCTCCATAGTTTCGCTGCTTTACAAAAGAGTCAAAGCTATGTTGTAA